From Treponema primitia ZAS-1, the proteins below share one genomic window:
- the topA gene encoding type I DNA topoisomerase, with the protein MAVKTVKKARDKRILVIVESPAKAKTIEKYLGPDYTVKASMGHLIDLPKSRLAIDVDKNFEPEYITVRGRAKILKELLGDAKKADSVLLASDNDREGEAIAWHLRNAIVAKTDKVPIQRISFNEITPAAIKDAVSHPAAINESLVNAQKARRVLDRLVGYNLSPLLWKKVKNGLSAGRVQSVALRLICDREKEVETFIPEEYWTLEADFKVGKSVFTAQLVTWKGAKPELKHEADVKAIVDLITGADCFVQDIRETEKTVKPKPPFTTSQLQQTAANRLGFTSKKTMQVAQQLYEGVNIGSSRIGLITYMRTDSVRISQLALDEVRTWLGEKYPGDLPEKAVEYTVGKKAQDAHEAIRPTYVHYTPDDMKDHLTRDQLRLYTIIWERFVSSQMKNAKTRTVSTDIKAGDGIFRIAGTKIVDKGFYRVLKLLNSKEEKGSAYPSLKIGDKVEIDKFHPEQHFTQGPPRYTDASIVKTLEEKGIGRPSTYAPIISVLLDRYYVTRSNKQLVPTLLGRMICDMLVEYFPHVVDTAFTASMENKLDEVEESQVRWPDMIREFWGPFKDQVDEVGKTLESYKGSLDEPTDLVCEKCGKPMVKKLGRFGFFLACSGFPECHNTKSIPLAKCPKCGGDVVARKTKGRGKEFYGCTNYPDCDFISHFKPINQDCPKCGQFMVEKYDKKNGSHKACINPECDYLHSNDDEGEDSEQ; encoded by the coding sequence ATGGCAGTAAAAACCGTTAAGAAAGCAAGGGACAAAAGGATTTTGGTGATCGTGGAATCGCCGGCTAAAGCAAAGACCATTGAAAAATACCTTGGCCCGGATTATACCGTCAAAGCATCCATGGGCCACCTGATCGATCTGCCCAAATCGCGGCTTGCCATTGATGTGGACAAAAACTTTGAACCCGAGTATATCACCGTCCGCGGCAGGGCGAAGATTTTAAAGGAACTCCTTGGGGACGCCAAAAAGGCGGACTCGGTGCTGCTGGCCAGTGATAATGACCGGGAAGGGGAGGCCATAGCCTGGCATCTGCGGAATGCCATTGTTGCAAAAACCGATAAGGTACCCATCCAGCGGATCAGCTTTAATGAGATAACCCCGGCGGCGATTAAGGATGCGGTGTCCCACCCGGCGGCCATCAACGAATCCCTGGTAAACGCCCAGAAGGCCCGGCGGGTGCTGGACCGTCTGGTGGGATATAACCTTTCACCATTACTGTGGAAGAAGGTAAAAAACGGCCTTTCCGCCGGAAGGGTTCAGTCCGTAGCCCTGCGGCTCATCTGTGATCGGGAAAAGGAAGTGGAAACCTTTATCCCCGAAGAATACTGGACCCTGGAAGCGGATTTCAAAGTGGGCAAGTCCGTATTCACCGCCCAGCTGGTTACCTGGAAGGGCGCCAAGCCGGAACTGAAACACGAAGCGGATGTAAAGGCCATAGTGGATCTGATCACCGGCGCCGACTGCTTTGTCCAGGACATACGGGAAACCGAAAAAACCGTTAAACCCAAGCCGCCCTTTACCACATCCCAGCTGCAGCAAACTGCGGCAAACCGCCTGGGCTTTACCAGCAAGAAGACCATGCAGGTAGCCCAGCAGCTCTACGAAGGGGTGAACATCGGCAGCTCCCGCATAGGGCTTATCACCTATATGCGTACCGATTCTGTGCGCATATCCCAGCTTGCCCTGGACGAGGTTCGTACCTGGCTTGGGGAAAAGTATCCCGGGGATCTTCCGGAAAAGGCGGTGGAGTATACCGTGGGGAAGAAAGCCCAGGATGCCCACGAAGCCATACGGCCAACCTATGTACACTATACCCCGGATGATATGAAGGATCACCTGACCCGGGATCAGCTCCGGCTCTATACGATCATCTGGGAACGTTTTGTTTCCAGCCAGATGAAGAACGCGAAAACCAGAACGGTGAGCACCGATATAAAAGCCGGGGATGGTATCTTCCGTATCGCCGGCACCAAAATTGTGGACAAGGGATTTTACCGGGTGTTGAAGCTCCTCAATTCAAAGGAAGAGAAGGGCAGCGCCTATCCTTCACTGAAAATCGGGGACAAGGTTGAGATAGATAAATTCCACCCTGAACAGCATTTTACCCAGGGACCGCCCCGGTACACCGATGCTTCTATCGTGAAAACCCTGGAAGAAAAGGGCATAGGCCGGCCTTCAACCTACGCCCCCATCATTTCGGTGCTTTTGGACCGTTACTATGTTACCCGGTCAAACAAACAACTTGTTCCCACCCTGCTGGGCAGGATGATCTGCGATATGCTGGTAGAATATTTTCCCCATGTGGTGGATACCGCCTTTACCGCTTCCATGGAAAACAAACTGGACGAGGTTGAGGAAAGCCAGGTCCGCTGGCCCGACATGATCCGGGAATTCTGGGGTCCCTTTAAGGATCAGGTGGACGAGGTGGGGAAGACCCTGGAATCCTACAAGGGTTCCCTGGACGAGCCCACGGATCTTGTTTGCGAGAAATGCGGCAAGCCCATGGTAAAGAAGCTTGGACGTTTCGGTTTCTTCCTGGCCTGCTCCGGTTTCCCGGAGTGCCACAACACCAAATCTATTCCCCTGGCCAAATGCCCTAAGTGCGGCGGAGATGTGGTGGCCAGGAAAACCAAGGGACGGGGTAAGGAATTTTACGGCTGTACCAATTACCCGGACTGTGATTTTATCAGCCACTTTAAGCCCATAAACCAGGATTGCCCTAAGTGCGGACAGTTCATGGTGGAGAAATACGACAAGAAAAACGGGTCCCACAAGGCCTGCATCAATCCGGAATGCGATTACCTCCATTCCAATGATGATGAAGGGGAGGACAGTGAACAGTAA
- a CDS encoding tetratricopeptide repeat protein has product MKVKKEVVVGLIVIVLIASLVMVFLGYNRNKQWDTLAGQIAALSPGNGPPETIQGLRTAINAYEAKIEQQVKDAAQTGIYWKILAYRLQDKGLHGEALEALERAIAYNPMDAALHYMVGVSAGVVAKSSLNFEGNPGNLTRDNYYTLAENGYLRAISLDERYVRPLYGLGVLYAFELDRPREAIPYLMRSLEISPDVDTMFVLARSYYMIEAYREAVAVYERIIDFTKDLEKVNEAQMNRQRILDIIYG; this is encoded by the coding sequence ATGAAGGTAAAAAAAGAAGTGGTTGTAGGGCTTATCGTAATTGTCCTCATCGCTTCCCTTGTTATGGTATTCTTAGGGTATAACCGGAATAAGCAGTGGGATACCCTGGCAGGACAGATTGCCGCCCTGAGTCCCGGAAATGGCCCTCCGGAGACTATTCAGGGGCTGCGTACCGCCATCAACGCCTACGAGGCTAAGATTGAGCAGCAGGTTAAGGACGCGGCTCAAACGGGGATTTATTGGAAGATCCTGGCCTACCGGCTCCAGGACAAGGGGCTCCACGGTGAAGCCTTGGAAGCCCTGGAGCGGGCTATCGCCTATAATCCCATGGATGCGGCCCTCCATTATATGGTAGGGGTTTCCGCGGGAGTTGTGGCTAAATCCTCACTGAACTTTGAAGGGAATCCGGGTAATTTGACCCGGGATAATTACTATACCCTTGCGGAGAATGGGTACCTCAGGGCCATTTCTCTGGACGAGCGCTATGTCAGGCCTCTGTACGGCCTGGGGGTGCTCTATGCCTTTGAGCTTGACCGTCCCCGGGAGGCCATACCCTACCTGATGCGGAGTCTGGAAATAAGCCCCGATGTGGATACCATGTTTGTTTTAGCGCGGTCTTACTATATGATAGAAGCCTACCGGGAGGCGGTGGCGGTATACGAAAGGATCATTGATTTTACCAAGGATCTTGAAAAGGTGAACGAAGCCCAGATGAACCGGCAAAGGATATTGGACATAATTTATGGATAA
- a CDS encoding tyrosine recombinase: protein MPVPMTAGPNLLERFYSRLIAMERRSPMTAQTYRFEVRRFLEWLPLAGLKVETVESLEISRYLDERREKDRIDSRSTAKAISALRSFFRYIGDEGLRDDNPAAILEPPRGSRHLPEVLSQKRVESILEGTDSDNLLGLRDRAMFELIYSSGLRVSEAVALNIRDLYFHEGIARVRGKGNKERLVPFGGEAALWLRRYLEECRPNLVKSGRTSALFLGRTGKRLSRKGIWRNYAALSGPGGTSTRVHTLRHSYATELLAGGADLRSVQELLGHVDLATTQIYTHVDVALLKESLKRYRPKLRDLKTAGKA from the coding sequence GTGCCCGTACCGATGACCGCTGGCCCGAATTTGTTGGAACGTTTTTATTCCCGGCTTATCGCCATGGAACGTCGTTCCCCGATGACCGCCCAAACCTACCGTTTTGAGGTTCGTCGTTTTCTGGAATGGCTTCCCCTTGCGGGACTTAAGGTGGAGACCGTGGAATCCCTGGAAATTTCCCGGTACCTGGACGAGCGCAGGGAAAAAGATCGTATAGATTCTCGTTCCACCGCTAAAGCAATTTCCGCCCTGCGATCATTCTTCCGGTATATCGGGGATGAAGGGTTACGGGATGATAATCCTGCGGCTATTCTGGAACCGCCCAGAGGAAGCCGGCATTTACCGGAGGTGCTTTCCCAGAAACGGGTGGAGAGCATCCTGGAGGGTACGGATTCGGATAATCTCCTGGGTTTACGGGATAGGGCTATGTTTGAGCTGATCTACTCTTCGGGTCTGCGGGTTTCCGAAGCGGTGGCCCTGAATATTCGGGACCTCTATTTCCACGAGGGTATTGCCCGGGTACGGGGAAAGGGGAATAAGGAACGGCTGGTTCCCTTTGGGGGGGAGGCAGCGCTCTGGCTAAGGCGTTACTTGGAAGAATGCCGCCCCAATTTGGTGAAAAGCGGACGGACATCGGCCCTGTTTCTCGGCAGGACCGGGAAGCGGCTTTCCCGTAAGGGTATTTGGCGTAATTACGCCGCCCTGTCCGGTCCTGGGGGAACCAGTACCAGGGTCCATACCCTGCGGCATAGTTATGCCACGGAGCTCCTCGCCGGCGGCGCGGATCTCCGGTCCGTACAGGAACTTCTGGGGCATGTGGATCTGGCTACCACCCAGATCTATACCCATGTGGATGTGGCCTTGCTTAAGGAAAGCCTTAAGCGGTATAGACCAAAGCTGCGGGATCTTAAAACCGCCGGAAAGGCGTAG
- the ftsZ gene encoding cell division protein FtsZ, with product MKNFEVHEETVMGPRPTKIKVFGAGGGGCNAVNRMIEHGLQQVDFIAANTDQQALNLSKAGTKLALGAKSTGGLGAGGRPEVGEKAAMEDRDSIANVLKGADMVFVTAGMGGGTGTGSAPIIAQVARENGALTVGVVTKPFAFEGQKKMSLAEEGIAKMREAVDTLIIIPNEHLMSIIDKKTSMKEAFLKADDVLRQGVQGIADLITVPGDINVDFADVRTTMLGQGDALMGIGIGEGGDRAKDAASKAIDNPMLKDTTIAGAQHILVNITGGEDLSVFEVADIVNYIKEKADPNVFIKFGTVLNTSHADQIQVTVIATGFRGQNIKETAAAKFQEETKTKDTGFIDITEWEKVTSHSKRAAENFTNGSGEFSSRRTAQDLNVPAIYRDRDYLLQFEKGRSEKTGSDNREI from the coding sequence ATGAAGAATTTTGAGGTTCATGAAGAAACAGTAATGGGGCCGAGACCGACGAAGATCAAGGTTTTCGGCGCCGGCGGCGGGGGCTGCAATGCGGTAAACCGTATGATCGAACACGGTTTGCAGCAGGTAGATTTTATCGCGGCAAATACGGATCAGCAGGCGCTGAACCTGAGTAAGGCCGGGACAAAATTAGCCCTGGGCGCCAAATCCACCGGTGGGCTTGGGGCAGGGGGCAGGCCGGAGGTCGGCGAAAAGGCCGCCATGGAGGACAGGGATTCTATTGCCAATGTTCTCAAGGGCGCCGACATGGTTTTTGTTACCGCCGGAATGGGCGGCGGTACCGGTACCGGTTCGGCTCCCATCATCGCCCAGGTAGCCCGGGAGAATGGGGCCCTTACCGTAGGGGTGGTAACCAAGCCTTTTGCCTTCGAGGGTCAGAAAAAAATGAGCCTCGCCGAAGAGGGGATCGCTAAAATGCGGGAGGCGGTGGATACCCTTATCATCATCCCCAATGAACACCTTATGTCAATAATTGATAAGAAAACGTCAATGAAAGAAGCGTTCCTCAAGGCCGATGATGTGCTTCGTCAGGGCGTACAGGGTATAGCGGATCTTATCACCGTACCCGGGGATATCAATGTTGATTTTGCGGATGTAAGAACCACCATGCTGGGGCAGGGGGACGCCCTTATGGGTATCGGTATAGGCGAGGGGGGTGACCGCGCTAAGGATGCGGCCTCAAAGGCTATTGATAATCCCATGCTCAAGGATACTACCATTGCCGGCGCCCAGCATATCCTGGTTAATATCACCGGTGGGGAGGATCTTTCGGTTTTTGAAGTTGCGGACATCGTCAATTACATTAAGGAAAAGGCGGATCCCAATGTATTCATCAAATTCGGGACTGTTTTGAACACAAGCCATGCGGATCAAATACAGGTAACGGTTATTGCCACCGGTTTTCGTGGGCAGAACATCAAAGAGACTGCGGCCGCGAAATTCCAGGAGGAGACGAAGACTAAGGATACCGGCTTTATCGACATAACCGAGTGGGAAAAGGTGACCAGCCACTCCAAACGGGCTGCGGAAAACTTCACCAACGGCTCCGGGGAATTTTCTTCCCGCCGGACCGCTCAGGATTTGAATGTTCCCGCGATTTACCGGGACAGGGATTATTTACTCCAATTTGAGAAGGGGAGAAGCGAGAAAACCGGTTCTGATAACAGGGAAATATAG
- the ftsA gene encoding cell division protein FtsA: MANDGLVVGLDIGTTSIRAVIGERTEKGTIEITGVGISPSSGLRKGVVVNIEATLQSVAAAIEAAEMMSGREVHACWTGIGGNHVDGVNSRGVVAVTGRSRDEKENREIGPEDIVRVLEVARAMVFPMDRQILEVIPQTYIVDKQPGIRNPLNMIARGLEAEVHIITCSANSAQNLIKCVNRAGFRVNDLILQTLAAGRAVLTEEEKELGVALVDLGGGTTDVMVCCQGAPYSTLSVPLGGAEITQDISIVKNISFENAERAKIDARCCIAELLENDDDIIIEGLGGRPPLPIPKSQIAVIVRPRLAEIFRMVKDKLDALPLSRPLGGGIVLTGGGAEFLGAVELAAQIFKMPVRIGNPLSMGGLQERYNSPLFATAIGLVLEGNIREDVKTPDRGPDTKVREKKGQVSFFGKIWEWLKKEFF, encoded by the coding sequence TTGGCCAATGATGGATTAGTGGTAGGCCTTGATATCGGCACCACCAGTATCCGTGCTGTTATCGGCGAACGGACAGAGAAGGGAACCATTGAAATTACCGGCGTAGGGATAAGTCCTTCCTCGGGGCTGCGGAAAGGGGTGGTGGTAAATATTGAAGCTACCCTGCAGTCCGTGGCGGCTGCCATTGAAGCGGCGGAGATGATGAGCGGCCGGGAGGTACATGCCTGCTGGACCGGCATCGGGGGCAACCACGTCGATGGGGTGAATTCCCGGGGTGTTGTGGCGGTTACCGGCCGGAGCCGGGACGAAAAGGAAAACCGGGAAATAGGGCCCGAGGATATAGTCAGGGTGCTGGAAGTTGCCCGGGCCATGGTCTTCCCCATGGATCGCCAAATCCTGGAGGTGATACCCCAAACCTATATTGTGGATAAACAGCCGGGTATCCGGAATCCTCTAAACATGATTGCCAGGGGCCTGGAAGCGGAGGTACATATCATCACCTGTTCCGCCAACAGCGCGCAGAATCTGATCAAGTGCGTTAACCGCGCGGGGTTCCGGGTTAACGATCTGATCCTGCAGACTCTGGCTGCGGGCCGGGCGGTACTTACGGAGGAAGAAAAGGAATTAGGGGTTGCCCTGGTGGATCTTGGCGGCGGTACCACCGATGTGATGGTCTGCTGCCAGGGAGCTCCCTATTCAACCCTCTCGGTCCCCCTTGGGGGGGCCGAAATAACCCAGGATATATCGATTGTAAAAAATATTTCCTTTGAAAATGCAGAACGGGCTAAGATTGACGCCCGGTGCTGTATAGCGGAACTGTTGGAAAATGATGATGATATTATCATTGAAGGCCTGGGGGGAAGACCTCCTCTGCCCATTCCGAAGTCTCAGATTGCAGTAATTGTGCGGCCCCGCTTGGCGGAGATATTCCGCATGGTTAAGGATAAGCTGGATGCTCTTCCGCTGAGCAGGCCTTTGGGCGGCGGAATTGTGCTTACCGGTGGGGGTGCGGAATTTCTTGGGGCGGTTGAACTGGCAGCCCAGATTTTTAAAATGCCCGTGCGGATCGGTAATCCCCTGTCAATGGGGGGGCTGCAGGAACGGTACAACAGCCCGTTATTTGCCACAGCGATAGGATTAGTGTTGGAAGGAAATATCCGGGAAGATGTAAAAACCCCCGATAGGGGGCCGGATACCAAGGTACGGGAGAAGAAGGGACAGGTTTCCTTCTTCGGTAAAATATGGGAATGGTTAAAAAAGGAATTTTTTTAA